In Streptomyces sp. DG2A-72, one genomic interval encodes:
- a CDS encoding recombinase family protein, which produces MTANLAPARTVAFLYARISEDPRDLKCGVDRQMDDPRAFAAGNVWEIGAEYVENDISAHSGTERPKYDALMEAAIAAAQQPCPCR; this is translated from the coding sequence GTGACCGCCAACCTTGCCCCCGCCCGCACCGTGGCGTTTCTGTACGCCCGTATCAGCGAGGACCCCCGCGACCTGAAGTGCGGTGTCGACCGACAGATGGACGACCCCCGAGCCTTCGCTGCCGGCAACGTCTGGGAGATCGGCGCCGAGTACGTCGAAAACGACATCAGCGCCCACTCAGGGACCGAGCGCCCGAAGTACGACGCGCTTATGGAGGCCGCCATCGCCGCGGCCCAGCAACCCTGCCCTTGCCGATAG
- a CDS encoding alpha/beta fold hydrolase — MPVLDRGGREHLAGPHTGLETHITDITALVEAEEVHDVVLVAHSYAGAPVTGAADRLGDRVAHVVYVDSCPPPGGAAFVELFPPQERERTAALVGDGRHLPPLPFDPAADPVNLAGLDEAQLARLRRLATPHPYATMTQPLRLSGKPLPPCTLIACSIPPEQVQAMIEEGNPFFAGLADAAVIALPTGHYPMLSEPARLAALLASAVA; from the coding sequence GTGCCCGTGCTGGACCGTGGCGGGCGGGAGCACCTCGCCGGCCCCCACACCGGCCTGGAGACCCACATCACCGACATCACTGCCTTGGTCGAGGCCGAGGAAGTGCACGATGTGGTACTCGTCGCCCACAGCTACGCGGGCGCGCCGGTCACCGGGGCGGCCGACCGGCTGGGCGACCGGGTCGCCCACGTGGTCTATGTGGACAGCTGCCCGCCGCCCGGCGGCGCGGCGTTCGTCGAACTGTTTCCGCCCCAGGAGCGGGAGCGGACCGCCGCACTCGTCGGCGACGGCCGGCATCTGCCGCCCCTGCCGTTCGATCCGGCCGCGGATCCCGTAAACCTCGCCGGGCTGGACGAGGCGCAGCTCGCGCGCCTGCGCCGCCTTGCCACGCCGCATCCGTACGCGACCATGACGCAGCCGCTGCGGCTGTCCGGCAAGCCGCTGCCGCCGTGCACCCTCATCGCCTGCTCGATTCCTCCGGAGCAGGTGCAGGCCATGATCGAGGAGGGGAACCCCTTCTTCGCCGGGCTGGCCGACGCGGCCGTCATCGCGCTGCCGACCGGCCACTACCCCATGCTCAGCGAGCCGGCCCGCCTCGCTGCACTACTCGCCTCGGCAGTCGCCTGA
- a CDS encoding alpha/beta fold hydrolase has product MPFTFAVDPAELIEERAPQWRFGGTEDAVLEEMSRRISDLWAEGPGGWVHEWSLLAEQAEKDGDLLKASHLYGIAKFPVLGGNAAHTRAYENHLRTFLEASSHFEVPFERHVIDVDFRGETVQVPTHLYVPENLPADAPIVLVFSGVDTWKVEVHATALATARLVGARVATVDMAGTGESPVASGPDGELYVGNVLDWLRRRFPEARKVGTVGFSFGGHWTIKLALRRMVDAAVSIGGLIDTAFSPGAAARLRFGMPGIFGNSLRLDAEPSLTELQAAMAAFSLRTQGLLDDWGSDPVPLLYVNGDQDQHVPADDSRPLESRPNTVVRLVPNATHCAMQKAQEIVPWSLQWLRDQLR; this is encoded by the coding sequence ATGCCGTTCACCTTCGCCGTAGACCCCGCAGAACTCATCGAGGAGCGCGCGCCCCAGTGGCGGTTCGGGGGTACCGAGGACGCTGTTCTGGAGGAGATGTCCCGTCGCATCAGCGACCTGTGGGCCGAGGGCCCCGGGGGCTGGGTGCACGAGTGGTCCCTCCTCGCCGAGCAGGCCGAGAAGGACGGTGATCTGCTGAAGGCCAGCCACCTGTACGGGATCGCCAAGTTCCCGGTCCTGGGCGGCAACGCGGCGCACACCCGGGCATACGAGAACCACCTGCGCACCTTCCTGGAGGCCTCGTCGCACTTCGAGGTGCCCTTCGAGCGCCACGTGATCGACGTGGACTTCCGCGGAGAAACCGTGCAGGTCCCCACCCACCTCTACGTCCCCGAGAACCTGCCCGCGGACGCCCCGATCGTGCTGGTCTTCAGCGGCGTGGACACCTGGAAGGTCGAGGTGCACGCCACCGCGCTCGCGACGGCTCGCCTGGTCGGCGCGCGGGTGGCCACCGTCGACATGGCCGGCACCGGGGAATCGCCGGTAGCCAGCGGACCCGACGGAGAGCTGTACGTCGGCAACGTCCTGGACTGGCTGCGCCGCCGCTTTCCCGAGGCGCGCAAGGTGGGGACCGTCGGCTTCAGCTTCGGCGGGCACTGGACGATCAAGCTGGCGCTGCGCCGGATGGTCGACGCCGCGGTGAGCATCGGCGGGCTCATCGACACCGCCTTCTCTCCCGGGGCCGCCGCCCGGCTCCGATTCGGCATGCCCGGCATCTTCGGCAACTCCCTGCGGCTGGACGCCGAGCCGAGCCTCACCGAACTCCAGGCCGCCATGGCCGCCTTCTCACTGCGTACGCAGGGGCTCCTGGACGACTGGGGCAGCGACCCCGTACCGCTGCTCTACGTCAACGGAGACCAGGACCAGCACGTCCCGGCCGACGACTCCAGGCCGCTCGAGTCCCGCCCGAACACCGTCGTCCGCCTCGTCCCGAACGCCACCCACTGCGCCATGCAGAAGGCCCAGGAGATCGTCCCCTGGAGCCTGCAGTGGCTCCGCGACCAGCTCCGGTAA